The genomic window TTTACATTCAGTAAATTGTTAAGATATTCGAAATCGGAGTCTATATAATTTTTATTATACTTATCCATTGCCTTTATTCCTTCAGGGGTAATAAGCGCACGAGCAGCATTGATGAATAAGAAATTGATAGAAGAATATATTTTTTTATCTGTTTCTATATAGATAATAGCATCCAAAGGACTTACCCTTATATTATCAGCGGTAATTTTGCTGCTTATTTTGAGATATTCAAACTGAGGATGAATGTATACTTTTTCATAAAAAGTAACAGGATCGTGTACGTTTTCACCTACATCTATAGGTTTGTTATCATTAGGCTTTTGTAGTTGGATACTGTCTTTTCCTTCCGTGTTTTGTTCTACGGTTTTTCTTGTTTTACACGAAAATAAAACGAGAAGAATAAGTATTGATAAGATCCATTTGTTCATATTCAAATTTAAATAAATGCTTTGCAATATTAACGCCAAACCACACAAAACATTTTGTGTGGTTTGGCTATCTTGTTAAATCAGAGTAATTATTTAGACAAAAAATCCAGTACGGAATAATCTCCTAGTGAAATTTCTCTCGCAACCCCGAAATACTGAGCTGAATTTCCGATCATCGAATTGGAAAGATTACCATGATTAATTCTGGTGTTCTCCTGAATCAATGAATTTTCGATGTTGGAATTGACTACAACCGTATTGTTTCCTAAAGAAACTCCAGGACCCACTTTAGAGTTTGAAATTTTTACATTTTCACCAATAAAACATGGCTGAATAATCAAAGAATTCTCTATCTGTGCAGAAGCCGGAAAATGAGACATTTCTTCTTTTTCGTATTCTAAAATTTTGCTGTTGGTTTCTACCGTAGCATTTTTGTTTCCGCAATCCATCCAGTCATTTACTTTTCCTAATGTAAACTTTGCACCTTTGGCTCTCAGGTTTTCCAATGCTGTTGTTAATTGATATTCCCCGCCGTTTTTAATATCATTATCCATGATATAATTAATTTCATTCATCAGTTTTTCGGCACTGTTGAAATAATAGATACCAATAATAGCCAGGTCTGAAACGAAGGTTGTCGGTTTTTCTACAAAATCTGTAATAAATCCATAGTTATCTAATTTTACAACCCCAAAAGCAGAAGGATCCTCTACACTTTTTACCCAGATCACGCCATCCGCATTTTTATCTAATTGAAAATCTGCACGGAAAAGCGTGTCTGCATATGCGACAACAACATTTCCTGTCATAGATGCTTCGGCACATTTTAAAGAATGTGCTGTTCCCAACGGATCCAGCTGGTGATATATGCTTCCTTTTGCTCCTAGTTTTTCTGCAATTTGTAACAGAGATTTTTCAATCTCAGGACCAAAATCTCCGATGATAAAAGCTACTTCTTCAATTTTTTCTCCCGCTACTTTAGCAATATCCTCTACCAATCTTTGTACAATCGGTTTTCCTGCGATAGGAATAAGAGGTTTTGGAACTGTTAATGTATGTGGACGCAATCTGGAACCACGCCCAGCCATTGGAACAATAATTTTCATATATGAATGTTTGTTTTATTTATTTTTTATGCTCTTCTGAGTATCTTATTAATCATTGTTCTTTCATTATAAACAAGGAATGCTATGAATAAAAGAAATAAGCCGTTTCCTATTAAATAATTGTCTCTAAAATAATAAAAAGATATCATAGAGATCGCAATTGATAAGATCAGGTAAATAGAGATTTTCTTTATGTTATAATGTATAGGATATTGTATTTTTCCCCAAATGTAAGAAATTATCATCATGCTGGAATAGGTAATTAATGCGGCGAACGCACTTGCCCAATATCCGTACTTTGGAATAAATGTAAAATTGATGAAAATCGTAATGGCAGCCCCAATTAATGAGATGTATAAGCCTATTCTCGTCTGATCAGACAATTTATACCAGATAGAAAGATTAAGGTAGATTCCCAGAAATAAAGCACCCAGCATTACAAAAGGAATGATTTCTATCCCTTCATAATAAAGAGGATTTTTCAGATATTTTTCTGAAATCCATTGTAGGTTAACCATCAATCCAATGTAAATTAAGCAGTTGCAGATCACAAAAATATCCATTAAAACGGCATACGTTTTATGATTGTTTTTGTCTTTAAAGCTCGAGAAAAAGTAGGGCTCAATTCCCAGCTGGTATGCTTGTCTGAATACGGTAATGAAAGTTGCAATCTTATAAACCGCACCATACACTCCGATTTGGTGTTTGGCTTCTTCTTTCGGAAGCAGATATTTTAAAAACTGTCTGTCCAGTGTCTGATTGATAATTCCGGCAAGACCTGCAATCATTACCGGCCAGGAATAATTCATGATTCTTTTCCATAGCTTAAAATCAAACTTACGGAAACTGAAATTCATAAATTCTTTCCCGACTATCGCTAATGTAATAATACTTTGTACCAAATTGGCAATAAAAACATAGCCGACCCCAATTTCCGGGTCATATTTCAAGCCGAAGATTCCGTCCGGATATTTTGGAAGCCATTTGATGAAAAATACTACCAAAAAATAATAAGCCAACGATCCGATTACTTTTGATAGCATATACTGAACAGGTTTCCCCTCCAGTCGTAAAACCGCAGAAGGAATAGTCGAAAAAGCATCAAAAGATAAAATAAAAAGGAAAATCACCAGATAATTAACCTGATCCGGAGTTTCAAAAGCATTGGCAAGATCCTGTCGGAAAACATATCCTAGAAGAAGATAAATAAAACCTGTCCCTAAAATACTTAAAGCACATGTTGAAATCAATGTTTTCTTGTCGATATCTCCTTCCTGCGCAAAACGGAAAAAAGAAGTTTCCATTCCGTGAGTCAGGAAAACGGTAATCACTCCGGCAATTGAATACCAGTCCACAAAAGGTGAAGAGGCAGAAGGCCCGAAAGCTTTGGTTACGATTGGGGCAATAAGAAATGGAAAGATTCTTACCAATACAGAACTTAGTCCATATACAGCGGTTTGTCCGAATAGTTTCTTATACAAGTTTAGGTTTTTAAAATGCAAATGTAAATATTAGAATTCATAAATTTCTGATTGATGATTAAAAATCACTTTGGAATATATTAAATTTGTGCAATCTAATAAATCTTATAAAAGTCTCTAATGAAAATTCTTATAAAAAATGCTCAAATCGTCAACGAAGGAAAAATTGTTACAAGTGATATTCTCATTGAAAACGCTTTGATTTCTAAAATAGATCCTTCTATTTCTGAAGAAGCAGACCAGATTATCGATGCATCGGGAAAATATCTTTTACCGGGAGTTATTGATGATCAGGTTCACTTTCGTGAGCCGGGTTTAACGCATAAAGGAGATATTGAAAGCGAATCCAGAGCTGCCATTGCAGGAGGAACAACCAGTTTTATAGAACAGCCGAATACTGTACCGAATGCAGTAACCCAGGAATTGCTGGCTGATAAATATGCAATCGCTTCCCAAAAATCTTTTGCCAATTACGGTTTTATGATGGGAGGTACGAATGATAACCTGGATGAGGTTTTAAAAACAAACCCTAGAAATGTTCCCGGAATTAAGTTATTTCTAGGTTCTTCTACCGGAAATATGCTGGTTGATAATCCGGAAACTCTGGAAAATATTTTCAGCAATACCAAAATGCTGATTGCCGTTCATTGCGAAGATGAAGCCACCATCAGAGCCAATACTCAAAAATATCTGGATGAATATGGCGAAGATATTCCTGTGAAATTTCATCATCTGATCAGAAGTGAGGAAGCTTGCTATAAATCTTCTTCAAAAGCAATTGAACTGGCAAAGAAAACAGGAGCCAGACTTCACGTTTTCCATTTGTCAACAGCTATTGAAACGGATCTTTTCAGCAATGATATTCCTTTAAAAGATAAAAAAATAACAGCTGAAGTTTGTGTTCATCACCTTACTTTTACGAATGAAGATTACGAAACCAGAGGAGGATTAATCAAATGGAATCCTGCCGTAAAAACTCAGAAAGATAAAGACGGACTTTGGGAAGCACTGCTTGACAACAGAATTGATGTAATCGCAACGGATCACGCTCCTCATACCTGGGAAGAAAAGCAGAATGTGTATACAAAATGTCCTTCCGGAGCACCATTGGTACAACATTCTTTGGTTGTGATGCTTGAAAATTATAAAGAAGGAAAAATTTCTTTGGAAAGAATCGTAGAAAAAATGGCTCATAATCCTGCGATTTTATTCAGGATTGAGAAGAGAGGTTTCATCAGAGAAGGATATAAAGCAGATTTGGTATTGGTAGATTTAAATGAAGACTGGACGGTAGAAAAGGGCAATATCCTTTACAAATGTGGTTGGAGTCCGTTGGAAGGGATGAATTTCCATTCTAAAGTTACCCATACTTTCGTCAATGGAAACCTGGTTTACGAAAACGGGAAAATTAATGAAGAAAAATTTGGCGAGCGTTTGCTTTTTGAAGTAGAATAATAAATAAAAAGGCTTTTCAAATTTTGAAAAGCCTTTTTTCCCTCTAACAATTCATAGGTTTAAGCAATTACGATACTTTCAATTCCTTTTGCCAAAGCCGTTTCCTGAAGATGAGGAAGCCCTAAGCCTTCTGCACGGAAAACACTCAAATCGGTAATTCCGATGAATCCCAACACACTTTTCAGATAAGGAACTACAAAATCATACGACTGATAATCTCCTTCAGAAAAAACGGAACCACTGGCAACGGCGATGTATGCCTTTTTGTTTTTTACCAATCCTTCAAAACCATTTTCAGAATATTGGAAAGTCATTCCGCCACGGGCAATATGGTCGATATAGGCTTTCAAAGCAGACGGGATTCCGAAGTTGTAAATCGGAACAGAAATGACAATAATATCTGATGCCAGTAATTGTGCAATCGCATCATCAGAGCGTTTCACCGCTTCATTTTGTTCCGGAGTCCTGTTTTCTGCAGGAATAAACCAGGCATCAACCTGCTCTTCTCCCAAATGAGGAAACGGAGTCTTCAATAAATCCAATGTTGTGATTGCGTGTTCAGGATAAGCTTTCTGTAATTTTTCCTCGAGAGCATTTCCCAATGTTCTGCTTGCGGAGCTGCTCGTTCTTGAGCTTGAAATAATGTGAAGTATGTTTTTCATTTTTTTTGATGATTAAAATTTCTTTAGCAAAATTATGTACATTTGCTTTTGAAAAGTTAGTAGTGAATAAAAGGTTAGTAGTAACCTTTTGGTTAGTAATTAAAAATAAATAGTATGGAAAGTCCAATCAATACTTTTGTTGAAACTCAGGAAGCTCCTTGTAGAGCAAATTGTAGCGAAAATCTTTCGGCTGTAGAAGATGCAATTTATGTAATCGGAGGGAAATGGAAGCTGAAAATCATTATTGTTTTACAGGAACTGGGAAATGTTCGTTTTAATGAATTACAGAGAATGATATCCGGGATTTCAGCAAAGGTTTTATCAAACGAATTAAAAGATCTGGAACTTAATGGCTTTGTAAAACGAGTCGTACATGCGGAACAGACTCCTGTTGTGGTAGAGTATATTTCGACGGATTATAGCCGGACTTTAAAAACGGTGATCATGTCACTTTCTGAATGGGGAAGAAAGCATAAAAATAATATCAGAGAAGATGTATTTTAAATTTTATGAATCTAAAAAGAAATAAAAAAGACTACAATTTGTAGTCTTTTTTTGTTTTATTCGTGTAAACAAATTACTTTTTATGGGAATCATCAATATATAGAATGGTGTCTATTTATTCGGTTTAGGACTCATATAAAAGCTCAATTTTCCACCATTCATTATTGCTGAATGTTTCAGCGTAAAGTTTTTAATTTCCTTCCCATTCAAAAGGATTTTTTGAACATATACATTTTTCGGACTCTGATTGATGGCTTCTATTTCAAAAGTTTTTCCGTTTTCTAAATGTAAGACTGCATGATCAATTGCCGGACTTCCGATGGCATAATCTTCCGAACCCGGAGCAACAGGATAAAAACCAAGTGAGCTCAAAATATACCAAGCACTCATTTGTCCTGCATCATCATTACCTCCCAATCCATCAGGAGTTGCTTTATATTGCATTTCTAAAATTCTTCGGATCTGTGCCTGAGTTTTCCACGGTTGTCCCGCCCAATTGTAAAGATATGCTACGTGGTGAGCCGGTTCATTTCCGTGAACATAGCCGCCGATGATTCCCTCTCTTGTAATATCTTCCGTATCTGCAAAAAACTCGTCGGGAAGATGCATGCTGAACAATTCATCCAGTTTTGAAGCAAATTTTTTCTTTCCGCCCATCAACTGAATTAATTCATCCGGGGTTTGAGGAACGAAGAAGGTGTAATTCCACGAGTTTCCTTCTATAAAACCTTGTCCGTGCGTACTTAAAGCATTAAAATCTTTCTTAAAACTTCCATCTGACAAACGAGGACGCATAAATCCTGTTGTTTTATCAAAATTGTTTTTCCAGTTTTCAGAACGTTTAATGAATTGATTATATATTTCAGTTTCACCCAGATGTTTTGCTAATTGAGCAATTGCCCAATCGTCATAAGCATATTCTAAGGTATTGGAAACTGAAGTTCCGTTTTTCTCTGCAGGAATATATCCCAAATCAAAATATTGCCCGATTCCTTCGTAATCTCTTTTATTGGCAGTTGCAATGCAGGCTTTCAATGCTTCTTTTGCATCACCGTCATAATTTCCTTTAATAATGGCATCTGCAACCACGCTTACACTGTGATAACCGCTCATACACCAGTTGTCATTGGCATAATGCGACCAGATCGGCAACATTTTCATAGAAAACTGATCATAATGAGCCATCATCGATTTCACCATATCTCCGTTCCTTTTAGGCTGAATAATATTAAAGAAAGGATGAAGCGCACGATACGTATCCCAAAGTGAGAAAGTGGTATAATTGGTGAAACCGTCTGCTTTGTGAATATTTTGATCCAGACCTTTATATTCTCCGTTTACATCATTATAGGTTGTCGGATTGATAAACGTATGATACATAGCTGTATAGAAATTTGTTTTTTCTGTTTCAGAACCTTTAATGACGATTTTGTTTAATTCTTTATTCCAGTTTTGCTGTGTTTGTGCTTTTACCTGGTCAAAAGATAAATTTGCGGTTTCTTTGTCTAGGTTTTCGAGCGCATTGGTTTGGCTTACAGGTGAAATAGCCAGCTTAACTTCAATGGCTTCATTCTCATTCGTATCAAAGTCAAAATACATTTTCAGATTTTTGCCTGCGATCTCAGGAAAGTTTTTTGTCTGGTCAAATTTTCTCCAAAATCCTTTGTAAACCTGTTTCTCATCGTAGTTTTTCTGACCGTAAGATTTAAACGGCTTTGAGAATTTCATGGCAAAATAAACCGTTCTTGTTCTTGCCCAGCCGTTGGTTTGTCGATAGCCGGTAATGGTATTTCCGTTTTCTACACGAATATAAGTCCAGACGTTTTTCCCGTCGTAATTATAAATTCCGGCCATTAAATCTAAAATGATGTGAGCCTGGTCAGACTTGGGAAAAGTGTAGCGATGAACTCCAACTCTTGTCGTAGCCGTTAGTTCAGCCAAAATATTAGAATCATCCAGTTTTACTTTGTAATATCCCGCTTCTGCGGTTTCGTTCTGATGTGAAAATCTGCTTCTGTAACCGTTTTCAGGGTTCGTTGCCGTTCCCGGATTCAATTGTAATTTTCCAACGGTTGGCATGACCAAAAAATCTCCGAGATCAGAGTGTCCGGTTCCGCTGAAGTGTGTGAAACTAAATCCTACGATGGTTTTATCTTCATAGCGATACCCTGCACAATATTTATAGACTTCACCGTTATATTTTCCGTTCAGCTCGTAAGAGATGGTATCTGTTTCCGGGCTCAGCTGAACAGCTCCAAACGGTGCCGTTGCGCCGGGATAGGTATGCCCCATTTTTTCAGTCCCGATCAATGGATTTACATATTGGTAGAGTTTTTCAAATGTTTGAGCTTTACCATATAAACTAAAAAACAAGAGAAATAGAAAAATAGGAGTTCCTGATTTTTTCATGTATGAATATTTTTCGAAGAGTAAATGTAGAGAAAATCAAAAATAAATTTTTATCCTTTTTATGTTATTTGAACTTAATTATTAAAAATTTTAATAAAGAGGATATTGTGATTTTTCAAAAAATAGAATGATTATTTTTCCGAGAAACGGAAGCCGATTCCATGTAAGTTTTCGATGATAATATGTTGATCGTCTGCAAATACCTTCCGTAATCTTGAGATAAAAACATCCAGGCTTCGTCCCATAAAATAGTCGTCATCTCCCCAAACGGCCTTTAAAATATCCTGTCTTTTCAATACCGTATTTTTGTTACGGATGAAATATAAAAGCAGTTCAGATTCTCTTTGAGTAAGTGATATTGTGCTTTTCTGATCCTGTAAAGTATAATTTTTAGGGTCGAAATTGAATTTTCCGACTTTGTATTTTTGCGGAGAAGGTTCTGTTTTTTTGGAACGTTTAAGGAAAACTTCAATTTTTAAAATAAGCTCTTCAATACTGAAAGGTTTTACGAGGTAATCATCTGCGCCAATTTTCAATCCTTTAATTCGGTCTTCCTTTAAAGCTTTTGCAGAAATAAAAATGATCGGAATTTCCGAGTTTTTTTCACGAATCTGTTGGGCAACTTCGAAGCCGTTCATTTCGGGCATCATGATATCTAAAAGGCAAATGTCAAAACTTTCGTTACTGAATGCTTCAAACGCAGATTTTCCGTCGGCATAGCAGGAAATATCGTAATAGCTTTCCAGGCTGTCCTGAATCAGAAAAGCTATTGTTTTGTCGTCTTCGGCATATAAAATTTTAGATTTTTCCATGAATTGCTCATTAATTGTTTAAAACGGTAAAAACAGGGTGGTGGTAATTCCCTGATCCGGATTGTTTTCAACTGAAATTTTCCAGTTGTGTTGCTGGACAATCTTTTTTACATAAAATAATCCTAGCCCAAAACCGGTCACTTCATCACTTTTCTTTGTGTTTACCCGATAAAATTTATCAAAAATATGAGGAATGTTTTTAGCCGGAATTCCCATTCCGTTATCTTTAAACTTTAAATATAAGCCTTTTGAATCTTTATTTGAGGAAATTGTAATGACCGGTTTTGTCTCACAATATTTAATAGAGTTGTCTAAAATATTGTAAATGATATTGGTAAAGTGAAATTCGTCTGCAATGATGGAAATATTGTTGTCAATATCTATTTCAACGGATAGATTTTCATTCTTTTGTTTTATAGTATCAACAATTTCCTGAATAAACGGGAGCAAAATTATTCTTTGAGGTTTTAAAGATAAACCGGAAGCATCATTTTTAGCAATATTCAGTATTTTTTCGATGTGATTGTTAAGTTTATGACATTGATCGGTGATGATGGAAGTATATGTTTGCAGCTTAGGATTTTCTTTCACCAGATCCTGTTTTCTTAAGGCTTCTGAAGCTAGAAGTATTGAAGAAAGAGGAGTCTTAAATTCATGGGTCATATTATTGATGAAATCCCTTTGCAGTTCGGAGAATTTTTTTTGCTGAATAATGGTATAAATGGAGTACACATACACCAAAAGAATAATAATTAAGGCAAATGTAAGCAAATACCAAAAGCGCAATGAACTGATCAGATAGGTTGTTTTATCCGGAAAACGGATAGAAAAATAATACACCAGATTCTTATGTTTTGGAAATTGTATTTTAGTATTGGGACTTTCCTGATTTTTGGATATATATTTTCCATAGATCATTTTATCGCTATGGCAATTGTATAAAGCGTAAACGTAATTGGTATTGATCTGAAAACGGGTGAATTCTGTTTTTAAATAGTGCTCTAAAACGGCAGGATGAAACTCATTATTAATATTAACCACATAATAATCATTCGAAATATTCTGCACCGGGTTTTCCGTGAAAGAGGTTTTTCCTCCGGACAGCTTTTCCACAACTTCGAGTAATGCAACATTTACTTTTTGGTTAAATTTTTGATTTTCGAGATTATAAGCTTGCCGGGTCCATAGAAGCTGTGCTATCAAAATTCCGATAATAGCAACAAACCCCAGGCTGATAATAATATTAAGTCTTTTTATTTCCATTTTACAGAAACAATATTATCCAAAAATATCTATTAATTTTTTATCATTAACAACTTATTAACAAATGTTTGATAGCGGTTAACAAGTCGTATTCAAATTCAGCTTACATTTGCTGTAACAAAAAATAAAAATCGGTTATTAACTATTAAAATTTATACTCATGAAAAATTTAAAAATTACAGCAATTTTAGCAGTTTTGGCATTTTCTCCATTTTATGCAAATGTACTTCCTACAGATAATTCTCCTGTCGTAAAAGTGCTTGCAGACGCAATTAAGTGGAAATCAGAATCAATCGAATTGGGAAATATTCCCCAAGGGAAACCAAAAGTAATCAGATTTGAATTTACCAATACATCAAAGAAACCTGTCATTATCGAAAATGTAGCGCCTTCATGTGGCTGTACAACAGCAGATTATACAAAAACTCCGATCCTTCCGGGGAAAAAAGGATTTGTAGAAGCTAGCTACAACGCCGCAACTGCAGGTCCGTTCATGAAAACGGTGAATGTTACCACCAGCGACAGTAAAACCCCAAAAACACTTTCATTCAAAGGAACGGTTGTTGCTTCATAATTAATTTAATCTTGTTCAATATAAAGCAGCCTGATGAATGATTTGTCAGGCTGTTTTTTATATAACTTAAAATAATTATTTGTAGCATTATTTCTTAGTGTATTTTAAAGGATTACGTTTCAATATTTACTATTTTTAAGAAAAAATAAAACGTATGAATCTTTATACACAACCCATGTTGCGCGAAGACGCACTAAAAGATAAAGTAGCAATTGTTACAGGGGGAGGAAGCGGTCTTGGAAAAGCAATGACGAAATATTTCCTTCAGTTAGGAGCAAAAGTGGTGATCACTTCCAGAAATTTGGAAAAATTACAAGGAACCGCAAAAGAATTAGAAGAGGAAACGGGAGGCAGAGTTCTTTGTGTTGCCTGTGATGTGAGAAACTGGGATGAGGTAGAAGCAATGAAAGAAGCGACTTTAAAAGAATTCGGAAAGATTGATATTTTATTAAATAATGCGGCCGGAAATTTCATTTCGCCAACTGAAAGATTGACGCATTCAGCGTTCGATTCTATTTTAGATATTGTACTGAAAGGAACAAAAAACTGTACGTTATCCATCGGAAAACATTGGATTGATTCTAAAACTCCGGGAACGGTTTTAAATATTGTCACTACTTATTCATGGACGGGTTCTGCATACGTTGTGCCATCGGCTTGTGCAAAAGCTGGAGTTTTAGCCATGACAAGATCTTTGGCAGTTGAATGGGCGAAGTATGGAATCCGTTTCAATGCGATTGCACCGGGACCTTTCCCTACCAAAGGAGCTTGGGACAGGCTGCTTCCGGGAGATTTGCAGGAAAAGTTTGATATGAGGAAAAAAGTTCCTCTAAGAAGAGTGGGAGAACATCAGGAGTTGGCTAATCTTGCTGCATATCTGGTTTCTGATTATTCAGCGTATATGAATGGGGAAGTGGTCACCATTGACGGAGGCGAATGGCTGCAGGGAGCAGGTGAATTTAATATGCTGGAAGATATTCCGCAGGAAATGTGGGATGCATTGGAAGCAATGATTAAAGCTAAAAAATCAAATTGATTAAAAAATGAATTAATTTCCTGGATTTGTAACGATTCCGGGATTTTTTTTACCTATTACATAAATGAATTAAAATGAATTAAAATGAATTAAAAAGAATTTCAATGAATTTTAAATTTCCAACCCTTATTTCAGCTGTTGCGGTGGTTCTCTTGGCTCAACCGATACATGCTCAGGAATCTCCGAAATATGATTATGTAGAAACCTTTAAACCGTTTTTTTATCCGCAAACCGGTACTTCAACCAGATCTGCAAGCGGACAACCGGGACATGCCTACTGGCAGAATTCGGCGGATTATCATTTGAATGTAAGCCTTAATGAAGCTAAAAATGAAATTACAGGAACTGCAGAGATTACCTATACTAATAATAGTCCGGACAAAATGGGTTTTCTATGGCTGCAGCTGGATCAGAATTTATTTGAAAAAAACTCAAGAGGAAATGCTGTAGTTCCGATGTCGGGAAGCCGAAACGGAGCCCATGGTGAAGAGTTTGAAGGAGGGTATAAAATAAAATCTGTAAAATATAACGGCAAAGAGATAAAATATACCATTACAGATACGAGAATGCAGATCGATCTCCCGGAAGAGCTTAAATCTAAAGGCGGAGTTGCGAAAATTAAAGTGGAATATTCTTTCCTTTCTCCAAAATACGGTTCAGACAGAATGGGAATTCAGGATACCAAGAACGGGAAAATCTTTACCATGGCTCAGTGGTATCCGAGAATGTGCGTATATGATGATGTTCAGGGATGGAATACCATGCCTTATTTGGGAGCTTCCGAATTTTATCTGGAATACGGAGATATTACGGCTAACATTACGGTGCCTGCGAATCAATATGTAGTGGCTTCAGGAGAGCTTCTGAATGCAAAGGAAGTCTACACAAAGGAAGAAAACAAACGATGGGAGGAAGCAAAAAACAGTGATAAGACAGTGATTATCCGTTCAGAATCTGAATTGGGAAAAAATACATCAACCGGAACAAAAACTTGGAAGTTTAAAATCAATCAGGCAAGAGATTTTGCCTGGGCGTCTTCGTCCGCTTTCATTTTGGATGCGGCAAAAATTAATCTTCCTAGCGGTAAAAAATCGATAGCAATCTCAGCTTATCCGGTAGAAAGCGCAGGAGACAAAGCGTGGGGAAGATCAACCGAATATACGAAAGCTGCAATTGAGCATTATTCAGCAAAATGGTACGAATATACTTATCCGGCTGCGACCAATGTTGCGGGGAATGAAGGCGGAATGGAATATCCCGGAATTGTTTTCTGTCACATGAATTCCAAGGGAGAAAGTCTTTGGGGGGTTACGGATCATGAATTTGGTCACAACTGGTTCCCGATGATTGTAGGCTCTAATGAAAGGCTGTTTGCATGGATGGATGAAGGTTTTAATACTTTTATTAACGA from Chryseobacterium camelliae includes these protein-coding regions:
- a CDS encoding DUF4292 domain-containing protein codes for the protein MNKWILSILILLVLFSCKTRKTVEQNTEGKDSIQLQKPNDNKPIDVGENVHDPVTFYEKVYIHPQFEYLKISSKITADNIRVSPLDAIIYIETDKKIYSSINFLFINAARALITPEGIKAMDKYNKNYIDSDFEYLNNLLNVNFIDYKNLEKLLVGRTFFTIKGSNARITQNMQGYQLASISNIKIATGETTREYKIVLQYSPEYDLIQVKLQDANSDDSLEIIYDGWETYQNEIRLPKNVKIIIKGTKNSQILLENTKFEFSRMDTRYSVPSNYKKIELND
- a CDS encoding sugar phosphate nucleotidyltransferase, translating into MKIIVPMAGRGSRLRPHTLTVPKPLIPIAGKPIVQRLVEDIAKVAGEKIEEVAFIIGDFGPEIEKSLLQIAEKLGAKGSIYHQLDPLGTAHSLKCAEASMTGNVVVAYADTLFRADFQLDKNADGVIWVKSVEDPSAFGVVKLDNYGFITDFVEKPTTFVSDLAIIGIYYFNSAEKLMNEINYIMDNDIKNGGEYQLTTALENLRAKGAKFTLGKVNDWMDCGNKNATVETNSKILEYEKEEMSHFPASAQIENSLIIQPCFIGENVKISNSKVGPGVSLGNNTVVVNSNIENSLIQENTRINHGNLSNSMIGNSAQYFGVAREISLGDYSVLDFLSK
- a CDS encoding lipopolysaccharide biosynthesis protein, which gives rise to MYKKLFGQTAVYGLSSVLVRIFPFLIAPIVTKAFGPSASSPFVDWYSIAGVITVFLTHGMETSFFRFAQEGDIDKKTLISTCALSILGTGFIYLLLGYVFRQDLANAFETPDQVNYLVIFLFILSFDAFSTIPSAVLRLEGKPVQYMLSKVIGSLAYYFLVVFFIKWLPKYPDGIFGLKYDPEIGVGYVFIANLVQSIITLAIVGKEFMNFSFRKFDFKLWKRIMNYSWPVMIAGLAGIINQTLDRQFLKYLLPKEEAKHQIGVYGAVYKIATFITVFRQAYQLGIEPYFFSSFKDKNNHKTYAVLMDIFVICNCLIYIGLMVNLQWISEKYLKNPLYYEGIEIIPFVMLGALFLGIYLNLSIWYKLSDQTRIGLYISLIGAAITIFINFTFIPKYGYWASAFAALITYSSMMIISYIWGKIQYPIHYNIKKISIYLILSIAISMISFYYFRDNYLIGNGLFLLFIAFLVYNERTMINKILRRA
- a CDS encoding dihydroorotase gives rise to the protein MKILIKNAQIVNEGKIVTSDILIENALISKIDPSISEEADQIIDASGKYLLPGVIDDQVHFREPGLTHKGDIESESRAAIAGGTTSFIEQPNTVPNAVTQELLADKYAIASQKSFANYGFMMGGTNDNLDEVLKTNPRNVPGIKLFLGSSTGNMLVDNPETLENIFSNTKMLIAVHCEDEATIRANTQKYLDEYGEDIPVKFHHLIRSEEACYKSSSKAIELAKKTGARLHVFHLSTAIETDLFSNDIPLKDKKITAEVCVHHLTFTNEDYETRGGLIKWNPAVKTQKDKDGLWEALLDNRIDVIATDHAPHTWEEKQNVYTKCPSGAPLVQHSLVVMLENYKEGKISLERIVEKMAHNPAILFRIEKRGFIREGYKADLVLVDLNEDWTVEKGNILYKCGWSPLEGMNFHSKVTHTFVNGNLVYENGKINEEKFGERLLFEVE
- a CDS encoding FMN-dependent NADH-azoreductase, with translation MKNILHIISSSRTSSSASRTLGNALEEKLQKAYPEHAITTLDLLKTPFPHLGEEQVDAWFIPAENRTPEQNEAVKRSDDAIAQLLASDIIVISVPIYNFGIPSALKAYIDHIARGGMTFQYSENGFEGLVKNKKAYIAVASGSVFSEGDYQSYDFVVPYLKSVLGFIGITDLSVFRAEGLGLPHLQETALAKGIESIVIA
- a CDS encoding winged helix-turn-helix transcriptional regulator, with protein sequence MESPINTFVETQEAPCRANCSENLSAVEDAIYVIGGKWKLKIIIVLQELGNVRFNELQRMISGISAKVLSNELKDLELNGFVKRVVHAEQTPVVVEYISTDYSRTLKTVIMSLSEWGRKHKNNIREDVF